One genomic segment of Gemmatimonadota bacterium includes these proteins:
- a CDS encoding isochorismatase family protein, with protein MTTIHWDVDTQHDFIAADGLLAVPGAEAVLPVLARLTQHAHTHGIRIVATADDHDLGHAEISRTPDWKTTYPPHCMRGTAGQLKVAESTLRAPLIIHAVPHDADALAATVRRHDGDLLILKPGTDVFRWNPNAATVLAALAPTRIVVYGVATDVCVVAAVDGLRRLAPEAELVVVKDAVAALDAGHGRALLSEWATRGIRVVTCEQLLA; from the coding sequence ATGACCACGATCCACTGGGACGTCGACACCCAACACGATTTCATTGCCGCTGACGGCCTGCTCGCGGTTCCCGGGGCCGAGGCGGTGCTGCCGGTGCTCGCGCGGCTGACGCAGCACGCGCACACCCACGGCATCCGAATCGTCGCCACCGCCGACGACCACGATCTTGGCCATGCCGAGATCAGCCGCACCCCGGACTGGAAGACGACCTACCCGCCGCATTGCATGCGCGGCACCGCCGGGCAACTGAAAGTGGCGGAGAGCACGTTGCGCGCGCCGCTCATCATCCACGCCGTGCCGCATGATGCCGACGCGCTCGCGGCAACGGTACGTCGGCACGACGGTGACCTGCTGATCTTGAAGCCGGGCACCGATGTCTTCCGATGGAATCCGAACGCGGCGACCGTGCTCGCGGCACTGGCCCCGACGCGCATCGTGGTGTACGGCGTGGCGACGGACGTCTGCGTCGTGGCGGCCGTCGATGGACTCCGCCGACTCGCCCCCGAGGCCGAACTGGTCGTGGTGAAGGACGCCGTCGCGGCGCTTGATGCCGGCCACGGCCGCGCGCTGCTGTCGGAGTGGGCGACCCGCGGGATTCGGGTCGTGACGTGCGAGCAACTGCTGGCGTGA
- a CDS encoding TetR/AcrR family transcriptional regulator has translation MMADNAPTTRDRLLEAARELFTTLGYHATTTPILAKRAGVAEGTIYRHFPSKQALLNAAYQESQRWGVAAIRDAVQAGGKTAGERLGTLGRTWLANAESDPARVRLLLNWRLSGELDDASRLAANDLRLGLEQLVAAGKQEGSVRAGVVELWTSVWLALVGFAAEKIATKEWSATHPHALATLDAAWEAIAWRPITTAPPSVEN, from the coding sequence ATGATGGCCGACAATGCGCCGACCACCCGCGATCGCCTGCTCGAGGCGGCTCGGGAGCTCTTCACGACCCTGGGCTACCACGCCACGACCACCCCGATCCTCGCCAAGCGGGCCGGGGTGGCCGAGGGGACCATTTACCGGCATTTCCCGTCAAAGCAGGCCCTCCTCAACGCAGCGTACCAGGAGAGCCAGCGTTGGGGTGTCGCGGCCATCCGTGACGCCGTGCAGGCCGGGGGGAAAACGGCTGGCGAGCGGCTCGGCACACTGGGCCGGACCTGGCTGGCCAATGCGGAAAGCGACCCGGCACGGGTGCGCCTGCTGCTGAACTGGCGCCTGAGCGGTGAACTCGACGATGCCTCGCGCCTGGCCGCCAACGACTTGCGGCTCGGCCTCGAGCAGCTGGTGGCCGCCGGCAAGCAGGAAGGGAGCGTCCGGGCGGGGGTGGTCGAGTTGTGGACCTCGGTCTGGCTGGCGCTGGTCGGCTTCGCGGCGGAGAAGATCGCGACCAAGGAGTGGTCGGCGACCCATCCGCACGCCCTCGCCACGCTCGATGCCGCGTGGGAAGCAATTGCGTGGCGTCCCATCACCACCGCGCCGCCCTCGGTCGAGAACTGA
- a CDS encoding quinolinate phosphoribosyl transferase, whose product MTPPPRPRLDPAIFNLPVEKMRAGYYSDKYFVRARDILLNDDYSPRVTVQVFGKSEAFLGGIDEAIAILKLCSDNWQGMSVRALHDGDAIVPWEVVLEIEGAYADFAHLETLYLGVLARRTRVGTNTRRVVEAAHPKDVMFFPARHDHWLVQTGDGYAAHIAGAIGVSTDAQASWWGSEGVGTVPHGLIAAYGGDTVLAARKFLEHMSDDVRLVSLVDFENDCVGTSLALANALGSRLFGVRLDTSEMLVDRSVIPQMGRVKPTGVTPQLVQNVRDALDAAGHRHVRIIVSGGFTVDKIREFEQLGVPVDSYGVGSSLFQGRFDFTADVVRVDGKPCAKVGREYRGNARLAVVD is encoded by the coding sequence ATGACCCCTCCCCCTCGCCCCCGCCTCGACCCGGCGATCTTCAATCTCCCGGTCGAGAAGATGCGGGCCGGCTACTACTCCGACAAATACTTCGTTCGCGCGCGCGACATCCTGCTGAACGACGACTACTCGCCCCGCGTGACGGTGCAGGTCTTCGGCAAGAGCGAAGCGTTTCTCGGCGGGATTGACGAGGCAATCGCCATCCTCAAGCTCTGCAGCGACAACTGGCAGGGGATGTCGGTCCGTGCCCTGCATGACGGCGATGCCATCGTCCCCTGGGAAGTGGTGCTGGAGATCGAGGGCGCGTACGCCGACTTCGCTCACCTTGAGACGCTCTACCTCGGCGTCCTCGCACGACGCACCCGGGTCGGCACCAACACGCGCCGTGTGGTCGAGGCCGCCCACCCCAAGGACGTGATGTTCTTCCCGGCCCGCCACGATCACTGGCTGGTGCAGACTGGCGACGGCTACGCGGCACACATCGCCGGCGCCATCGGGGTCTCGACCGATGCCCAGGCCTCGTGGTGGGGCAGCGAGGGCGTCGGGACCGTCCCGCACGGATTGATCGCGGCCTACGGCGGCGACACGGTCCTCGCCGCACGCAAGTTCCTCGAGCACATGAGTGACGACGTCCGCCTCGTCTCGCTGGTCGACTTCGAGAACGACTGCGTCGGCACCTCGCTTGCGCTCGCCAACGCCCTCGGGTCCCGGCTCTTTGGCGTGCGGCTCGACACCAGCGAAATGCTGGTCGACCGTTCCGTGATTCCGCAGATGGGACGGGTGAAGCCCACCGGAGTCACACCGCAGCTGGTCCAGAACGTCCGCGACGCCCTCGATGCCGCCGGGCACCGGCACGTCCGCATCATCGTCTCCGGCGGCTTCACCGTCGACAAGATCCGCGAGTTCGAGCAACTCGGTGTCCCCGTCGACAGCTACGGCGTCGGTTCGTCGCTCTTTCAGGGGCGATTCGACTTCACCGCCGACGTCGTGCGGGTGGATGGGAAGCCATGTGCAAAGGTTGGCCGGGAGTATCGGGGCAATGCGCGGCTGGCGGTGGTTGACTAG
- a CDS encoding BamA/TamA family outer membrane protein: MPPRVSYFPYLTSTPNDGVFGVARIIRFRQAPWDARVTNLREHSLDVGFSTRSSYLVRGDYKRLWLDEGWRARLRVEATRETHFGNSDDAGLPDIDANSLRRTRQDGWLDVSRRLQGPLQLALRGAVDHQEFAGSQSSLMIRYPYASLDDGTIVCVTAPCPGFPVSLTQTDAQLRAALVLDTRDNEYNPNRGLLLEAGAFTGSGGDGYTGGYGIARGWISPHKGTRLTARYAFRAVSRTTAVGIQHEIPGWESPVTTFGGATSHRALPVGALVGRGLLLGGVELRHELLDFGGLGAITILGFVDGGRAFQDPSPLADPAPGSPVPSGKLRFTFREWTWGAGGGIGVRVLRAAQLNVTAAKANGETRWYVGSGWSW, translated from the coding sequence ATGCCGCCTCGCGTCTCGTACTTCCCGTACCTGACCTCGACACCGAACGACGGCGTCTTCGGCGTGGCGCGGATCATCCGCTTTCGCCAGGCGCCGTGGGATGCACGCGTCACCAACCTGCGCGAGCACAGCCTCGACGTCGGCTTCTCGACGCGCTCCTCGTACCTCGTCCGCGGCGACTACAAGCGGCTCTGGCTCGACGAGGGGTGGCGGGCCCGGCTCCGCGTCGAGGCGACGCGCGAGACCCACTTCGGGAACAGCGACGACGCCGGGCTCCCCGATATCGACGCCAATTCACTGCGGCGCACCCGGCAGGACGGTTGGCTCGACGTCTCCCGCCGGCTGCAGGGGCCGCTGCAACTGGCGTTGCGCGGCGCGGTTGACCACCAGGAGTTCGCCGGGTCGCAGTCGTCGCTGATGATTCGGTATCCCTATGCGTCGCTGGATGACGGAACGATCGTCTGCGTCACCGCACCATGCCCCGGGTTCCCGGTGTCGCTCACGCAGACCGACGCGCAGCTGCGCGCCGCGCTGGTGCTTGACACCCGCGACAACGAGTACAACCCGAATCGCGGGCTGCTGCTCGAGGCCGGGGCGTTCACCGGCAGCGGTGGCGACGGCTACACCGGCGGTTACGGGATCGCGCGTGGCTGGATCTCGCCTCACAAGGGCACCCGCCTCACTGCGCGCTACGCCTTCCGAGCGGTCTCGCGCACCACCGCCGTCGGCATCCAGCACGAAATTCCCGGATGGGAATCGCCGGTCACGACCTTCGGCGGTGCCACGTCGCACCGCGCACTGCCGGTCGGCGCGCTGGTCGGCCGCGGCCTGCTGCTCGGCGGTGTCGAACTGCGCCACGAGCTGCTCGACTTCGGCGGCCTCGGCGCCATCACCATCCTCGGTTTCGTCGATGGCGGCCGCGCCTTCCAGGATCCGTCCCCGCTCGCCGATCCGGCTCCAGGGTCGCCGGTGCCGAGCGGCAAGCTCCGCTTCACGTTCAGGGAGTGGACCTGGGGCGCCGGCGGTGGCATCGGTGTCCGCGTTCTCCGCGCCGCGCAACTCAACGTCACCGCCGCCAAGGCGAACGGCGAGACGCGGTGGTATGTCGGGAGTGGGTGGAGCTGGTAA
- a CDS encoding N(4)-(beta-N-acetylglucosaminyl)-L-asparaginase, which yields MSDTPLSRRTFLGTAGAVVAGTALTPKQVVAAPAILRGRFAAPVAIASSNGLRGVARAVELVLKGTDTLDAGIEGVKIQELDPSDQSVGYGGLPNEEGVVQLDASCMHGPTKRAGAVGALEGIKTPSEIARLVMKYTPHILLVGKDAQRFAQSFGYQVEDLLTPQSREAWLRWRASRGANDNWLEGKPGEKMAYTTGTINMNVVNAAGDISSVTTTSGLSWKVPGRCGDSPIVGAGQYTDNAIGAAGSTGLGEMNIMTCGGFLTVEFMRQGMSPTDAALATLKRVVAMTPPSLLDERGRPKYQIQFYAVNKKGQYGAAAMTASPFAVCDEKGARIEQCATLFS from the coding sequence ATGTCCGATACCCCGCTCTCCCGCCGCACCTTCCTCGGCACCGCTGGCGCCGTGGTCGCCGGGACGGCCCTGACGCCGAAGCAGGTCGTGGCCGCGCCGGCGATTCTGCGGGGTCGCTTTGCTGCCCCGGTCGCGATTGCGTCGTCCAACGGATTGCGCGGGGTGGCGCGCGCGGTCGAGTTGGTGCTCAAGGGGACCGACACCCTCGACGCCGGCATCGAAGGGGTGAAGATCCAGGAGCTCGATCCTTCGGATCAGTCGGTGGGTTACGGCGGTTTGCCGAACGAGGAGGGCGTGGTGCAGCTGGATGCCTCGTGCATGCATGGCCCGACCAAGCGCGCGGGTGCGGTGGGCGCGCTCGAGGGGATCAAGACGCCCAGTGAAATTGCGCGGCTGGTGATGAAGTACACGCCACACATCCTGCTGGTGGGGAAGGACGCGCAGCGCTTTGCCCAGTCCTTCGGCTACCAGGTCGAGGACTTGCTGACGCCGCAGTCGCGCGAAGCGTGGTTGCGCTGGCGCGCCTCGCGCGGAGCGAACGACAACTGGCTCGAGGGAAAGCCGGGCGAGAAGATGGCCTATACCACGGGCACCATCAACATGAACGTGGTGAATGCCGCGGGTGACATCTCGTCGGTCACCACCACGAGCGGCCTGTCGTGGAAGGTGCCGGGCCGCTGCGGCGATTCGCCGATCGTGGGCGCCGGGCAGTACACCGACAACGCCATCGGCGCCGCCGGCAGCACCGGCCTCGGCGAGATGAACATCATGACCTGCGGCGGCTTCCTGACGGTCGAGTTCATGCGCCAGGGGATGAGCCCGACCGATGCGGCGCTCGCCACCCTCAAGCGCGTCGTCGCGATGACGCCGCCGAGCCTTCTCGACGAGCGCGGCCGCCCGAAGTACCAGATCCAGTTCTACGCCGTCAACAAGAAGGGGCAGTACGGCGCCGCCGCGATGACGGCGTCGCCGTTTGCGGTCTGTGACGAGAAGGGGGCGCGGATCGAGCAGTGCGCCACGCTCTTCTCATGA
- a CDS encoding cation:proton antiporter produces the protein MGEAHAFLPTFALVLCTAAITTVVFQRLKQPVILGYLLAGVMVGPYVTLVPVTADRVTTETLAELGVILLLFSIGLEFSIRRLLRVGASVAVTALFDVTMMAFLGLTAAYLLGWTPREALYTGALVAISSTTIIAKTFEDHGVGRKLRDLVFGVLIVEDLAAVLFMAGLATLGASGGTSGAGLLGTAMRLFILLMVWVIGGLLVVPRLMRFIVRLKRPETTLVASLGICFAFALLAQYLGYSVALGAFIAGSLISESGKGHAVMELVRPVRDVFAAVFFVSVGMLIQPALLMEYRVAILLLVVVVVVGKLVSVSLGAFLAGQGTQGAIQAGMSMAQIGEFSFIIASLGLATGAVGGFLYPVAVAVSAITTLLTPFMVRHAPAAASYVDRKLPRALQTYAALYATWVEEMRRAPARRTAGDRVKAMIRWLLVDTACVIGVIVGMAIFGVRLEEEFIARLGISASLARIGLYLTAAAGCAPFLLGIFRMARGLAQLLANLALPRTTGFDRAAAPRRSMVATLEITIVFLLGLPVLLATQPFISSFRGVVVFGVILLLMGFGAWRSATNLQGHVAAGAEVLIEALRSSLPPEQATMEMPTTGLTGLYPVDPGAVDRLTTATHMLPGIGAPTPFRMEAHYAAAGKTLAEVGLRGRTGATVLAISRGGVGIPAPSKIERLEPGDTLVLVGTKEALRDARRLLIGSAGQPAAG, from the coding sequence GTGGGTGAAGCCCACGCCTTCCTGCCGACCTTCGCGCTGGTGCTCTGCACCGCCGCGATCACCACCGTCGTCTTCCAGCGGCTGAAGCAGCCAGTCATTCTCGGGTACCTGCTCGCCGGCGTGATGGTCGGACCCTACGTCACGCTGGTGCCGGTCACCGCCGATCGGGTAACGACCGAGACCCTCGCCGAGCTCGGCGTCATCCTGCTGCTCTTCTCGATCGGCCTCGAGTTCTCGATTCGCCGCCTGCTGCGGGTCGGCGCCAGCGTCGCCGTCACGGCGCTCTTCGACGTGACGATGATGGCCTTCCTCGGCCTCACGGCGGCGTATCTCCTCGGCTGGACGCCGCGCGAGGCGCTCTACACCGGTGCGCTGGTGGCGATCTCCAGCACCACGATCATCGCAAAGACCTTCGAGGATCACGGCGTCGGGCGGAAGTTGCGCGACCTCGTCTTCGGCGTGCTCATCGTCGAGGACCTTGCCGCCGTCCTCTTCATGGCGGGTCTCGCCACCCTCGGGGCGAGCGGCGGCACCAGCGGCGCCGGGCTCCTCGGCACCGCCATGCGGCTCTTCATCCTGCTCATGGTCTGGGTGATCGGCGGCCTGCTCGTGGTGCCGCGACTGATGCGCTTCATCGTGCGCCTCAAGCGGCCGGAGACGACCCTGGTTGCCTCCCTCGGCATCTGTTTCGCCTTCGCGCTGCTGGCCCAGTATCTGGGCTACTCCGTGGCCCTCGGTGCCTTCATCGCCGGGTCACTGATCAGTGAATCGGGGAAGGGCCACGCCGTGATGGAATTGGTGCGCCCGGTTCGCGACGTCTTCGCGGCGGTGTTCTTCGTCTCGGTCGGCATGCTCATTCAGCCCGCCCTGCTGATGGAGTATCGCGTCGCGATTCTCCTGCTGGTGGTGGTGGTCGTCGTCGGCAAGCTGGTCTCGGTGTCGCTGGGAGCGTTTCTCGCGGGGCAGGGAACGCAGGGCGCGATTCAGGCCGGGATGAGCATGGCGCAGATCGGCGAATTCTCCTTCATCATCGCCTCGCTCGGCCTCGCGACCGGCGCCGTCGGCGGCTTCCTCTATCCGGTGGCCGTCGCGGTCTCGGCGATCACCACGCTGCTCACCCCGTTCATGGTGCGGCATGCGCCGGCGGCGGCGAGCTATGTCGATCGCAAGCTGCCGAGGGCGCTGCAGACCTACGCCGCGCTCTACGCCACGTGGGTCGAAGAGATGCGGCGCGCGCCGGCACGTCGCACGGCCGGTGACCGGGTGAAGGCGATGATCCGGTGGCTGCTGGTGGACACCGCCTGCGTGATCGGGGTGATCGTCGGCATGGCGATCTTCGGCGTGCGACTCGAAGAGGAGTTCATCGCCCGGCTCGGCATCTCGGCCTCACTGGCCCGGATCGGACTCTACCTGACCGCCGCCGCAGGATGCGCACCGTTTCTGCTCGGCATCTTCCGGATGGCTCGCGGACTCGCGCAGCTGCTGGCCAATCTCGCCCTGCCTCGGACCACCGGCTTTGACCGAGCCGCTGCGCCGAGGCGGTCGATGGTCGCGACGCTCGAAATCACCATCGTCTTCCTCCTCGGCCTGCCGGTCTTGCTGGCCACGCAGCCGTTCATCTCCTCGTTTCGGGGCGTGGTGGTCTTCGGGGTGATTCTGCTGCTGATGGGCTTCGGCGCCTGGCGGAGTGCCACCAACCTGCAGGGGCATGTCGCGGCCGGCGCAGAAGTGCTGATCGAGGCGCTCCGTTCCTCGTTGCCGCCGGAGCAGGCCACGATGGAGATGCCGACAACCGGACTCACCGGGCTCTATCCGGTGGATCCGGGCGCCGTGGATCGCCTCACGACGGCAACCCACATGCTCCCCGGGATCGGGGCGCCGACGCCGTTCCGGATGGAAGCGCACTACGCCGCGGCCGGGAAGACGCTGGCCGAAGTCGGACTGCGCGGGCGAACCGGGGCGACGGTGTTGGCAATCTCCCGCGGCGGAGTCGGGATTCCGGCACCGAGCAAGATCGAACGGCTCGAGCCGGGGGACACGCTGGTGCTGGTGGGCACCAAGGAAGCGCTGCGAGACGCGCGGCGGCTATTGATTGGATCGGCGGGGCAACCCGCGGCGGGGTGA
- a CDS encoding saccharopine dehydrogenase NADP-binding domain-containing protein, with protein sequence MKMLVLGAGLQGCACAFDLLQDPEVTAVSLADLQPERAARFLTKLDDPRLHLVTLDVTDHAAVRAVMQGQDAVLSAIPYYFNGPMAALAVECGCHFADLGGNTEIVMEQKKLEAEAHAKGLSIMPDCGLAPGMVNILAAEGIRRLDRTDRVRIYVGGLPQHPEPPLNYQIVYSLEGALDYYTTPSWILRDGKSTTIEALSEIEPVPFAEPIGTLEAFHTAGGLSTMAFSFEGKVREMEYKTLRYPGHATLMKAIRELGLLDLTPIKVKGKDVVPRDAFIAAVTPKLTKPNGRDLVALRVVVSGEKNGAPHSTTFDLIDYFDEVHHISAMMRCTGYSLSLTGLTQVRHQVIRAGVTTPDEGMPYDRYVKGLAARGVVIRES encoded by the coding sequence ATGAAGATGCTCGTACTCGGCGCCGGCCTGCAGGGCTGCGCCTGTGCCTTCGATCTGCTTCAGGACCCGGAAGTCACCGCGGTCTCGCTGGCGGACCTCCAGCCGGAACGGGCTGCCCGCTTCCTCACGAAGCTTGACGATCCCCGGCTCCATCTCGTCACCCTCGACGTCACCGACCACGCCGCCGTCCGGGCGGTGATGCAGGGCCAGGACGCCGTCCTCAGCGCGATCCCGTACTACTTCAACGGTCCGATGGCAGCGCTCGCCGTCGAGTGCGGCTGCCATTTTGCCGACCTCGGCGGAAACACCGAGATCGTCATGGAGCAGAAGAAGCTCGAGGCCGAGGCCCATGCCAAGGGGCTGTCGATCATGCCCGATTGCGGGCTCGCTCCGGGGATGGTCAACATCCTCGCCGCCGAGGGGATCCGGCGCCTCGATCGCACCGACCGGGTACGAATCTACGTCGGCGGACTCCCCCAGCACCCGGAACCGCCGCTCAACTACCAGATCGTCTACTCGCTGGAGGGGGCGCTCGACTACTACACCACCCCCTCCTGGATCCTCCGCGACGGCAAGAGCACCACGATCGAGGCGCTGAGCGAGATCGAGCCGGTCCCCTTCGCCGAGCCGATCGGGACGCTTGAGGCGTTCCACACCGCGGGTGGCCTCTCCACGATGGCCTTCTCCTTCGAGGGGAAGGTCCGGGAGATGGAGTACAAGACCCTCCGGTACCCCGGCCACGCGACCCTGATGAAGGCGATCCGCGAGCTCGGCCTCCTCGACCTGACGCCGATCAAGGTCAAGGGGAAGGACGTCGTCCCCCGCGATGCCTTCATCGCCGCCGTCACGCCGAAGCTGACCAAGCCGAACGGCCGCGACCTCGTGGCACTCCGCGTCGTGGTCTCGGGCGAGAAGAATGGCGCACCGCACAGCACCACCTTCGACCTCATCGACTACTTCGACGAAGTCCACCACATCTCGGCGATGATGCGCTGCACCGGCTACTCGCTCTCCCTCACCGGGCTCACCCAGGTGCGCCACCAGGTGATCCGTGCAGGCGTGACCACGCCGGACGAGGGGATGCCGTACGACCGATACGTGAAGGGGCTGGCGGCGCGGGGTGTGGTGATTCGGGAGTCGTGA